The following proteins are encoded in a genomic region of Columba livia isolate bColLiv1 breed racing homer chromosome 17, bColLiv1.pat.W.v2, whole genome shotgun sequence:
- the CCDC62 gene encoding coiled-coil domain-containing protein 62 isoform X1 yields MNPSLPRSASPQKLGPSLENSTIQKQRQELQVLIAELKDRDQELNDMVAVHQRQLLAWEDDRQKVLTLAERCSLLNHELNKRNEIIKSLTKRIKFLESQQNDSKTTFENTQQKFKELSQKATDATIHCQALEEKNQSLHCSVLELSLKAGQLQAREQELLTMLKLKDEAILETTDYITEFTSKFKKLESALRAAKTEEFSLNKEKQDLKLRLKELILETNKLKGDLCEKVKENNKQREEIIHLQQENGSLRNELTLFVEKAKRKDQLLQLAKSKQARTDTELSILRQIYAKQQRDLQFLHVHLESSQELTQKHEKAARDSSVAVTFSAPDSNSETEPVRTEGTHGICEECGTAPVPKSRVKTTSEMCEVDNRPVLNASDVEETTSACLNQRQKVVKVLAVLTEEEKQDVASSSDEPGSEVFCEANNTRPLRNRDICEHGVENRDQRSFESPLPQCEHGLNVGSCVDSQSTSIQNTLMFDKTDNGNKTREERTGILFGHKSRESPAAVHKAELDSCSNNFTIKKDARWTPISDPEWLKIFKPIKGGGSVQHGKDCSCLRTAQDMKCASSKSEENVDLSSFHLDSPCLTSTQKGDRPLRCKKFSGEDFPLEINDLSVIKPTNRPCSTAVEQDTGSPVRKLQHALAESRQMVADLELSALLHTSPRRSPNSSSINTTAELAEALHRTQLSAAEERDVKLPFFSL; encoded by the exons ATGAATCCATCGCTGCCGCGCTCTGCTTCGCCCCAG AAACTTGGCCCCAGCCTTGAGAACAGCACCATTCAGAAACAGAGGCAAGAGCTCcaggttttaattgcagaaCTGAAAGATCGAGATCAGGAACTCAATGACATGGTGGCGGTGCATCAGAGACAGCTGCTGGCCTGGGAGGATGATCGGCAAAAGGTCCTGACTTTAGCGGAACGATGCAGCTTATTGAACC ATGAGCTGAAcaagagaaatgaaattataaaatCACTGACCAAAAGGATAAAGTTCTTAGAATCTCAACAGAATGACAGTAAGACAACATTTGAAAATACACAACAGAAGTTTAAAGAGCTGTCTCAAAAAGCGACAGATGCAACGATTCACTGTCAGGCCCTGGAG gagaaaaatcaaagtcTCCACTGCTCGGTTTTGGAACTGTCTCTAAAAGCAGGGCAGCTGCAAGCGAGAGAACAGGAGCTTCTTACTATGCTGAAGCTGAAG GATGAGGCCATACTTGAAACAACTGATTACATTACTGAGTTTACATCCAAATTCAAAAAGCTGGAAAGCGCATTGCGTGCCGCAAAGACAGAGGAATTCAGCCtcaacaaagaaaagcaagacctCAAACTGAGACTGAAAGAACTAATACTTGAAACAAATAAGCTGAAAG gtgaTCTCTGTGAAAAGGTGAAAGAGAACAATAAGCAGCGGGAAGAAATCATTCACCTCCAACAAGAAAATGGCTCTTTGAGGAATGAGCTCACGCTTTTTG ttgagaaagcaaagagaaaggatCAGCTTCTTCAGCTGGCCAAGTCTAAGCAGGCACGGACTGACACAGAACTATCGATCTTGCGACAG ATCTATGCCAAACAGCAGCGTGACTTGCAGTTTCTTCATGTCCATTTAGAGAGCTCTCAGGAATTAACGCAAAAACATGAAAAGGCGGCACGTGACAGCAG CGTGGCTGTGACATTCTCTGCCCCCGACAGTAACAGCGAGACAGAGCCGGTTAGGACTGAGGGCACCCACGGGATATGCGAGGAGTGTGGAACTGCACCAGTTCCAAAAAGTAGGGTAAAAACCACCTCAGAGATGTGTGAAGTAGATAATAGACCGGTACTGAATGCATCAGACGTGGAGGAAACTACCTCAGCGTGCTTAAACCAGCGTCAGAAGGTTGTGAAAGTCTTGGCTGTGCTTAcggaagaagaaaagcaggatgTTGCATCAAGCTCTGATGAGCCAGGCAGTGAAGTATTTTGTGAGGCAAACAACACAAGGCCATTGAGAAACAGGGACATTTGTGAGCATGGGGTGGAAAACAGAGACCAGCGAAGCTTTGAGTCACCTTTGCCTCAATGTGAGCATGGGCTTAACGTCGGTTCTTGTGTAGATTCGCAAAGTACTTCGATCCAGAACACCCTCATGTTTGACAAAACCGATAATGGAAATAAAACCCGGGAAGAGAGAACTGGAATTCTGTTCGGCCACAAAAGCCGAGAGTCTCCCGCTGCCGTTCACAAGGCTGAACTAGATTCCTGTAGTAATAACTTCACCATAAAAAAAGATGCCCGATGGACGCCAATATCGGATCCGGAATGGCTGAAGATTTTCAAACCCATAAAAGGAGGTGGAAGTGTACAGCACGGAAAAGATTGCAGCTGTCTCAGGACCGCACAAGACATGAAATGTGCCAGCTCAAAAAG tgaGGAAAACGTGGATCTGAGTTCTTTCCACTTGGATTCTCCCTGTTTGACGTCCACCCAGAAGGGAGACAGGCCGCTCAGATGCAAGAAATTCTCGGGTGAAGACTTTCCTCTGGAGATCAATGATCTGTCGGTGATTAAGCCAACAAACAGACcctgcagcactgctgtggaACAA GACACCGGTTCCCCggtgaggaagctgcagcacGCGTTGGCCGAGTCTCGACAGATGGTCGCTGATCTGGAGCTTAGCGCTCTCCTCCACACCAGCCCTCGCCGCAGccccaacagcagcagcattaaTACG ACAGCAGAACTTGCAGAAGCTCTTCACAGAACCCAGTTATCTGCTGCGGAAGAAAGAGATGTTAAACTTCCATTCTTTTCTCTATGA
- the CCDC62 gene encoding coiled-coil domain-containing protein 62 isoform X3, whose amino-acid sequence MNPSLPRSASPQKLGPSLENSTIQKQRQELQVLIAELKDRDQELNDMVAVHQRQLLAWEDDRQKVLTLAERCSLLNHELNKRNEIIKSLTKRIKFLESQQNDSKTTFENTQQKFKELSQKATDATIHCQALEEKNQSLHCSVLELSLKAGQLQAREQELLTMLKLKDEAILETTDYITEFTSKFKKLESALRAAKTEEFSLNKEKQDLKLRLKELILETNKLKGDLCEKVKENNKQREEIIHLQQENGSLRNELTLFVEKAKRKDQLLQLAKSKQARTDTELSILRQIYAKQQRDLQFLHVHLESSQELTQKHEKAARDSSEENVDLSSFHLDSPCLTSTQKGDRPLRCKKFSGEDFPLEINDLSVIKPTNRPCSTAVEQDTGSPVRKLQHALAESRQMVADLELSALLHTSPRRSPNSSSINTTAELAEALHRTQLSAAEERDVKLPFFSL is encoded by the exons ATGAATCCATCGCTGCCGCGCTCTGCTTCGCCCCAG AAACTTGGCCCCAGCCTTGAGAACAGCACCATTCAGAAACAGAGGCAAGAGCTCcaggttttaattgcagaaCTGAAAGATCGAGATCAGGAACTCAATGACATGGTGGCGGTGCATCAGAGACAGCTGCTGGCCTGGGAGGATGATCGGCAAAAGGTCCTGACTTTAGCGGAACGATGCAGCTTATTGAACC ATGAGCTGAAcaagagaaatgaaattataaaatCACTGACCAAAAGGATAAAGTTCTTAGAATCTCAACAGAATGACAGTAAGACAACATTTGAAAATACACAACAGAAGTTTAAAGAGCTGTCTCAAAAAGCGACAGATGCAACGATTCACTGTCAGGCCCTGGAG gagaaaaatcaaagtcTCCACTGCTCGGTTTTGGAACTGTCTCTAAAAGCAGGGCAGCTGCAAGCGAGAGAACAGGAGCTTCTTACTATGCTGAAGCTGAAG GATGAGGCCATACTTGAAACAACTGATTACATTACTGAGTTTACATCCAAATTCAAAAAGCTGGAAAGCGCATTGCGTGCCGCAAAGACAGAGGAATTCAGCCtcaacaaagaaaagcaagacctCAAACTGAGACTGAAAGAACTAATACTTGAAACAAATAAGCTGAAAG gtgaTCTCTGTGAAAAGGTGAAAGAGAACAATAAGCAGCGGGAAGAAATCATTCACCTCCAACAAGAAAATGGCTCTTTGAGGAATGAGCTCACGCTTTTTG ttgagaaagcaaagagaaaggatCAGCTTCTTCAGCTGGCCAAGTCTAAGCAGGCACGGACTGACACAGAACTATCGATCTTGCGACAG ATCTATGCCAAACAGCAGCGTGACTTGCAGTTTCTTCATGTCCATTTAGAGAGCTCTCAGGAATTAACGCAAAAACATGAAAAGGCGGCACGTGACAGCAG tgaGGAAAACGTGGATCTGAGTTCTTTCCACTTGGATTCTCCCTGTTTGACGTCCACCCAGAAGGGAGACAGGCCGCTCAGATGCAAGAAATTCTCGGGTGAAGACTTTCCTCTGGAGATCAATGATCTGTCGGTGATTAAGCCAACAAACAGACcctgcagcactgctgtggaACAA GACACCGGTTCCCCggtgaggaagctgcagcacGCGTTGGCCGAGTCTCGACAGATGGTCGCTGATCTGGAGCTTAGCGCTCTCCTCCACACCAGCCCTCGCCGCAGccccaacagcagcagcattaaTACG ACAGCAGAACTTGCAGAAGCTCTTCACAGAACCCAGTTATCTGCTGCGGAAGAAAGAGATGTTAAACTTCCATTCTTTTCTCTATGA
- the CCDC62 gene encoding coiled-coil domain-containing protein 62 isoform X2, producing MNPSLPRSASPQKLGPSLENSTIQKQRQELQVLIAELKDRDQELNDMVAVHQRQLLAWEDDRQKVLTLAERCSLLNHELNKRNEIIKSLTKRIKFLESQQNDSKTTFENTQQKFKELSQKATDATIHCQALEEKNQSLHCSVLELSLKAGQLQAREQELLTMLKLKDEAILETTDYITEFTSKFKKLESALRAAKTEEFSLNKEKQDLKLRLKELILETNKLKGDLCEKVKENNKQREEIIHLQQENGSLRNELTLFVEKAKRKDQLLQLAKSKQARTDTELSILRQIYAKQQRDLQFLHVHLESSQELTQKHEKAARDSSVAVTFSAPDSNSETEPVRTEGTHGICEECGTAPVPKSRVKTTSEMCEVDNRPVLNASDVEETTSACLNQRQKVVKVLAVLTEEEKQDVASSSDEPGSEVFCEANNTRPLRNRDICEHGVENRDQRSFESPLPQCEHGLNVGSCVDSQSTSIQNTLMFDKTDNGNKTREERTGILFGHKSRESPAAVHKAELDSCSNNFTIKKDARWTPISDPEWLKIFKPIKGGGSVQHGKDCSCLRTAQDMKCASSKSEENVDLSSFHLDSPCLTSTQKGDRPLRCKKFSGEDFPLEINDLSVIKPTNRPCSTAVEQDTGSPVRKLQHALAESRQMVADLELSALLHTSPRRSPNSSSINTCFWVTI from the exons ATGAATCCATCGCTGCCGCGCTCTGCTTCGCCCCAG AAACTTGGCCCCAGCCTTGAGAACAGCACCATTCAGAAACAGAGGCAAGAGCTCcaggttttaattgcagaaCTGAAAGATCGAGATCAGGAACTCAATGACATGGTGGCGGTGCATCAGAGACAGCTGCTGGCCTGGGAGGATGATCGGCAAAAGGTCCTGACTTTAGCGGAACGATGCAGCTTATTGAACC ATGAGCTGAAcaagagaaatgaaattataaaatCACTGACCAAAAGGATAAAGTTCTTAGAATCTCAACAGAATGACAGTAAGACAACATTTGAAAATACACAACAGAAGTTTAAAGAGCTGTCTCAAAAAGCGACAGATGCAACGATTCACTGTCAGGCCCTGGAG gagaaaaatcaaagtcTCCACTGCTCGGTTTTGGAACTGTCTCTAAAAGCAGGGCAGCTGCAAGCGAGAGAACAGGAGCTTCTTACTATGCTGAAGCTGAAG GATGAGGCCATACTTGAAACAACTGATTACATTACTGAGTTTACATCCAAATTCAAAAAGCTGGAAAGCGCATTGCGTGCCGCAAAGACAGAGGAATTCAGCCtcaacaaagaaaagcaagacctCAAACTGAGACTGAAAGAACTAATACTTGAAACAAATAAGCTGAAAG gtgaTCTCTGTGAAAAGGTGAAAGAGAACAATAAGCAGCGGGAAGAAATCATTCACCTCCAACAAGAAAATGGCTCTTTGAGGAATGAGCTCACGCTTTTTG ttgagaaagcaaagagaaaggatCAGCTTCTTCAGCTGGCCAAGTCTAAGCAGGCACGGACTGACACAGAACTATCGATCTTGCGACAG ATCTATGCCAAACAGCAGCGTGACTTGCAGTTTCTTCATGTCCATTTAGAGAGCTCTCAGGAATTAACGCAAAAACATGAAAAGGCGGCACGTGACAGCAG CGTGGCTGTGACATTCTCTGCCCCCGACAGTAACAGCGAGACAGAGCCGGTTAGGACTGAGGGCACCCACGGGATATGCGAGGAGTGTGGAACTGCACCAGTTCCAAAAAGTAGGGTAAAAACCACCTCAGAGATGTGTGAAGTAGATAATAGACCGGTACTGAATGCATCAGACGTGGAGGAAACTACCTCAGCGTGCTTAAACCAGCGTCAGAAGGTTGTGAAAGTCTTGGCTGTGCTTAcggaagaagaaaagcaggatgTTGCATCAAGCTCTGATGAGCCAGGCAGTGAAGTATTTTGTGAGGCAAACAACACAAGGCCATTGAGAAACAGGGACATTTGTGAGCATGGGGTGGAAAACAGAGACCAGCGAAGCTTTGAGTCACCTTTGCCTCAATGTGAGCATGGGCTTAACGTCGGTTCTTGTGTAGATTCGCAAAGTACTTCGATCCAGAACACCCTCATGTTTGACAAAACCGATAATGGAAATAAAACCCGGGAAGAGAGAACTGGAATTCTGTTCGGCCACAAAAGCCGAGAGTCTCCCGCTGCCGTTCACAAGGCTGAACTAGATTCCTGTAGTAATAACTTCACCATAAAAAAAGATGCCCGATGGACGCCAATATCGGATCCGGAATGGCTGAAGATTTTCAAACCCATAAAAGGAGGTGGAAGTGTACAGCACGGAAAAGATTGCAGCTGTCTCAGGACCGCACAAGACATGAAATGTGCCAGCTCAAAAAG tgaGGAAAACGTGGATCTGAGTTCTTTCCACTTGGATTCTCCCTGTTTGACGTCCACCCAGAAGGGAGACAGGCCGCTCAGATGCAAGAAATTCTCGGGTGAAGACTTTCCTCTGGAGATCAATGATCTGTCGGTGATTAAGCCAACAAACAGACcctgcagcactgctgtggaACAA GACACCGGTTCCCCggtgaggaagctgcagcacGCGTTGGCCGAGTCTCGACAGATGGTCGCTGATCTGGAGCTTAGCGCTCTCCTCCACACCAGCCCTCGCCGCAGccccaacagcagcagcattaaTACG TGTTTTTGGGTTACAATATAG
- the CCDC62 gene encoding coiled-coil domain-containing protein 62 isoform X4: MNPSLPRSASPQKLGPSLENSTIQKQRQELQVLIAELKDRDQELNDMVAVHQRQLLAWEDDRQKVLTLAERCSLLNHELNKRNEIIKSLTKRIKFLESQQNDSKTTFENTQQKFKELSQKATDATIHCQALEEKNQSLHCSVLELSLKAGQLQAREQELLTMLKLKDEAILETTDYITEFTSKFKKLESALRAAKTEEFSLNKEKQDLKLRLKELILETNKLKGDLCEKVKENNKQREEIIHLQQENGSLRNELTLFVEKAKRKDQLLQLAKSKQARTDTELSILRQIYAKQQRDLQFLHVHLESSQELTQKHEKAARDSSEENVDLSSFHLDSPCLTSTQKGDRPLRCKKFSGEDFPLEINDLSVIKPTNRPCSTAVEQDTGSPVRKLQHALAESRQMVADLELSALLHTSPRRSPNSSSINTCFWVTI, from the exons ATGAATCCATCGCTGCCGCGCTCTGCTTCGCCCCAG AAACTTGGCCCCAGCCTTGAGAACAGCACCATTCAGAAACAGAGGCAAGAGCTCcaggttttaattgcagaaCTGAAAGATCGAGATCAGGAACTCAATGACATGGTGGCGGTGCATCAGAGACAGCTGCTGGCCTGGGAGGATGATCGGCAAAAGGTCCTGACTTTAGCGGAACGATGCAGCTTATTGAACC ATGAGCTGAAcaagagaaatgaaattataaaatCACTGACCAAAAGGATAAAGTTCTTAGAATCTCAACAGAATGACAGTAAGACAACATTTGAAAATACACAACAGAAGTTTAAAGAGCTGTCTCAAAAAGCGACAGATGCAACGATTCACTGTCAGGCCCTGGAG gagaaaaatcaaagtcTCCACTGCTCGGTTTTGGAACTGTCTCTAAAAGCAGGGCAGCTGCAAGCGAGAGAACAGGAGCTTCTTACTATGCTGAAGCTGAAG GATGAGGCCATACTTGAAACAACTGATTACATTACTGAGTTTACATCCAAATTCAAAAAGCTGGAAAGCGCATTGCGTGCCGCAAAGACAGAGGAATTCAGCCtcaacaaagaaaagcaagacctCAAACTGAGACTGAAAGAACTAATACTTGAAACAAATAAGCTGAAAG gtgaTCTCTGTGAAAAGGTGAAAGAGAACAATAAGCAGCGGGAAGAAATCATTCACCTCCAACAAGAAAATGGCTCTTTGAGGAATGAGCTCACGCTTTTTG ttgagaaagcaaagagaaaggatCAGCTTCTTCAGCTGGCCAAGTCTAAGCAGGCACGGACTGACACAGAACTATCGATCTTGCGACAG ATCTATGCCAAACAGCAGCGTGACTTGCAGTTTCTTCATGTCCATTTAGAGAGCTCTCAGGAATTAACGCAAAAACATGAAAAGGCGGCACGTGACAGCAG tgaGGAAAACGTGGATCTGAGTTCTTTCCACTTGGATTCTCCCTGTTTGACGTCCACCCAGAAGGGAGACAGGCCGCTCAGATGCAAGAAATTCTCGGGTGAAGACTTTCCTCTGGAGATCAATGATCTGTCGGTGATTAAGCCAACAAACAGACcctgcagcactgctgtggaACAA GACACCGGTTCCCCggtgaggaagctgcagcacGCGTTGGCCGAGTCTCGACAGATGGTCGCTGATCTGGAGCTTAGCGCTCTCCTCCACACCAGCCCTCGCCGCAGccccaacagcagcagcattaaTACG TGTTTTTGGGTTACAATATAG